AATGCCGCTTTGCTCCGCAGGAATCATGCTGTCCGTAACCGTTAATCAAGGCTCATTGATGGTAATTCAAGCAGGAACCATGGACAGACATGTAACTTCAAACTTTGAAATCCCTGCAGCTTCATTCAGCTTGTTTATGATGATCTCTGTGGTTGTATGGATCGCATTCTATGACCAGATAGCTCTTCCTTTAGCTTCAAAGATTAAAGGACAACCAGTTCGTCTCGGTTTAAAACAAAGAATGGGGATTGGTCTTCTTTGCTCTTGTGCATCCATGGTAGCCTCAGCATTTGTAGAGTGTACTCGGCGGAAAATTGCGATCGAAGAAGGATTTTCTGATGAACCGCAAGCCGTTGTGCATATGTCTGCACTATGGGTACTGCCATTTTATGTCCTAGCTGGCTTGTCTGAGGCTTTCAATGCAATTGCACTGATTGAATTCTGTTACTCCAATTTACCGAAAACCATGTCAACCATTGCGGCCAATGTTAATGAATTGGGAGGCTTCACTGGGAACCTGGTGGCCAGTTTAATAACAAGCATGGTTGACAATGTTACTAAAAAAGGAGGGGAAAGCTGGGTTTCGAGTAATATGAATAAAGGGCATTATGATTACTATTATTGCCTTCTTGCTGGCTTGAGCATGCTTAATTTTGTGTACTTTCTGGTTTGCTGCAAAGCTCACGGTCCTTGTCATGGAGATAATGAAAACGAGGCAGAGAACTCAGGAATAGGAGATCATGAGAGTATAGATGATTGTTAAGTTTCTCGGAATATACAAGCACTTCAGTTAGGTATGCGTGATGTCGAACGAAAACCTTACTGTATTGACCGAGTACATAGAAAtagaagttttaagaaaaaatatgagCCTCTTGTCGTACACGGATGTCAAATACAGTAATTCGAGAAAAATGAAAAGCCGGAACAATATAGCACAAATGAATAAGATAGATGCCAGGTAACAATATGACCATCCTTTCCTAACCAGGACCAACCAAAATCAGCAAACAATGCAGAAATGGGAAAACAATATGCTGTACAAAGATTCTGtgttgatttttaatttttcatatgtaAAACGTTTTGAACAAATATTTTGATTACTTGGGAAAGGGCCGACACTCACCCTGACGTTCAAAATCAAGTCCTTTCAAACTCGGAATTTCATGCAAGCGGAGCAATAACGTCTAAGTTATTCTTCATCAACCATTTTTGGGGATAGAAGGAATTAGATTCGATATTAAGCTCCCAAACCATGATTCTCGAGCAGTCCTGCAGTAAGCCTTCCATCTGGCTTTCATCTTCCACGACTTGTTCGATAATTGAGCTTGCCTGCAAATTCAAATCAATGAGTTAAACGTTAGTATCAAGCATTTCAACAGAAGTTATGTTGCAAAAGACTCTTCCAAGGGGTTAATCGACTAACTTGGAAGCCATCTTTGACTGTCTCGAGTTGTCTAATCTGTTCAAGAGTGGGTCGATGCCATCGTCTTGGATCCCAGAGTATGGTACTATTGAAGGCAAACCCCGGCATTTCAGCATGGAATCTTCTGTATCTCTTGCTTAGTTCATTTAGGTGCCATCCAATGACTTTAGTTCCATTACAAACAGGGCCTTCCAGTGTAACTCTATTGTTGTCCTGTGTTTGTTTGGCCACGGTCCATGTCCCGAACTGCCTATAACAAAGGCCATAGAAATAAACTGCTGTAATAGGCACAAGTAAAAGGGAGAAGGAGATCGCAGCAatgaaaccaaaaataaataagcaaagTGCAGACAAAAGCCAAAGTGGAAGCATTTAGTAGTCAACTTTTTCGCTAACATGTATGTATATGAGATCGTCTTAAGGAAGCCTATCTCGGGTAGAGACACGATATCATGGCTAATCAAGAGACAAGTAATGATTCTCACACTTTCACCGAATGCTTGAAATGGAAGAACAAAACAAGCCATGCTCTAAAATAACGTCACCGGATTTGCATTACAATATCAAGCGAGATATTAGTATTTACCTAATATGCCTCATTTGCTCGAAGAGATCGATGGAATAGACGTTATACTCATCGGCAAAGTAGACGATTCCATCAAGTCGATGAGTTTCAATGTGAGATAATGCCACATTTCTTTGATGAACATTTCTGTCTTTTATATCGGTCAGATTCTTTTTGCAAACAAGATGCCTATACATAATGCCGCTCTTTCTTAGGATACCGGCTGTTTCCTCGGACTGTGAGGTCATCTCCACAACTATCCACAATAATGGAGGTTGAACTAGCTTTAATGTGTATGCCAAACGGTTTAGATAATAGGCTTGATGCGGTCGAGCATGTGTTGGAGTTATAACAATCAAAAGCTTCCGGGATCCCGGATTTATATCTCGAGGAAGTGATTGATTAGTCAGGGCATTATCTAAATTCCCTTCAATCATTCCCTGTCTTTGCACCAATGCATATGGATTCAATGTGACATTGTTTTCAACCTCAGTGCTATCCGCCATTGATGTCACATTCCTTTCTGAACCATCATGCGTATGGAAACTTGCAACAGTCGGTTCTACCTCGAAAGCAAATGCTTGTTGCTCTGAAATGAGGTTCATATAAGAAAAGCCTACGGAAACGAATGATGTCAATCCGATAACAAAACCGAGTAGGAAACaaatgaagaaatgaaaaagagcCCTCCTCCATACTTGTCCTTTGTGTTTCGGATTCGGCCTATCAACAGGCCTAGTAGTTATCGGCGAAAAAACACCGAACACCAATGCTTGAGAATCTGATAAACCTATAAGAGAAGATAACAAGCCACCAGTCTGCGGCGTTGTCGACTTCGACAGAGGAGAAGGAACTGAACGTTCAGCCTCCCCTGTAACAGGAGTCCCCGGTCGAGGCACCGGAGACAGTGTTCTTCTAATTGATGCCATCAACAAATTCAACACTAATATGATGAAACTCCTTAATCAACAAAGAATCACCATAAGACAGCAACCGAATTTATTACAGAGCTCGTTCTAAACATGAGTATGCACTAATTGCTCCTTTCTGCAACAATCAAGAGTACCAGATACATTCAACTAGCCGAGttcaatctaaaaaaaaaaaaaaatacaactttCCGTTTCATCTCATACAGTGTTGCTGAATTAACTATCAGTAATTCCAAAAGGCACCACCAGAGTTGAATACAAAAAATGAGGTTCCAAAAGAGAATCTAATGAATAGGGTAACCAATTTACCTTCCAATGGAAAATGGGCCTTCGATCTTCTTTCAAAAAAGTCACAAAGATGAGAGAACCAGCATCATCTCCgagcttcttttcttttacgaacaaaataaaagcataaGCATTTTCGGATCTTTCTTTGGGTTAAACCAAAGAGAAGATGTTGATTGTTGGGTGATCTCCGTAATGGCCCTTGGCTCTTGAGAGTtgagaaaagagagagaattAACTGTAGTTCAGAGAACACACAGTCTTTGGTTTCTTCAATCACAAAGATTTTCAGACATGACACGATAAgtttatgtatttaatttttaatggacACCTTTTACGTGACCGACGGACGGTAGTATGTATATGATTGCGGTGTAAAATGCACGTGATAGCTGGAAAATGCTTCAATGGACCCACCAGCTTTAACCCAAATGGAGTTTTTGATAATTGATTTGTCCAATAAAATCTACTTCAATTTTTAGTAGTTTCGGGACATTCCCAGtgcgttttttttttttttgtaaaatatatgtttaaaggtgaaatactttttaatatttcaaaaaattagttaaatattgaTGATATTATTTACATGACAATCAACATATATACTAtattagcaaaattaataaaatgttaatttttttttcattttaaagtaatttaataaaaaaatataaattttaaaattaaaaaaactaaaaattaaatagaaggTTAAGacatttttgttataaaattgaaagataaaataaatcattattccataaataaatttgttcaaACTAGCTCATGTTGATACGAGGTTTGAGGATAGTGATACGAGGCGTTTGTGAAGATTTTGCCTATTGAACTATTGAGAAGCGGGAAGCACgtagtgtttttattttatataattttttttatgagcGAGTCCTTAGTGTGATTGATTCAATAAAGAATCgaaatgaaaagattaaatatagCAATAGATAGTCTAActgttattataaattttaattatttttattagttcatttaataaaggaaaaattaaattgctcaaaacaaaaaatatggggatcaattgtataatataatctaaaatttttgtttaaaatgatgatttgacATGCCAAGTTAGCTTACCATTACACTATTAACGGTAATTAAAaacttagtgactaaaatgttacaacataataacgtaagtgattaaaacataatatttcaaacataagtgattaaaatgtaacctaagatAAACAAAATTGACTATTTCGATAGTTCACCctttaatataatgatacataaaatataaattaacccaaatttttaaataattaatacaaataagagtattttgataatttatattcaaaatgttCAGCTTTTGTATTTGATCAACCTCAAAAGTCAGGAATTTAGAATTGcttttggatgatttttattttttgcaccCAAACAACAATGCCGAACACACCCTAACTTCTTGGTTTTCAGAAAGTATAAGGGCTAAACTAGTTTTACTCGATAAACTTCTTAGTTTccaaaaagtataaggattaaattgtgacaAATTAAAGTAGAATGACTAACATATCAGTTTTAGTGAAGTATAAGGATGAAATGCagaattatacaaaaaaataagcACGTATTTAGTAAAAAtgcaaaacaaattaaactagCTAATAGGTAGTAGAAACCGGCTTTAATGGAAGCAAAGCTGAAGCAGTGTTTGTGCCGATAGTCGTCATCTCCACATCTCTCTCAGATCTTTTACAATTCATTCTTTAATCCTCGCCTTAGCCATTAGCCATTAGCCAATGGCGATTATGTCTTTTATTTTcgctttcttctttttctcttctctacAACCGATCCTTTCTCTTTACGAAGATCAAGTAGGCCTCATGGATTGGTAATCTTTTAACTATCTCGTTtccaattcaaatttaacattaattctcattaataaattgtttagtCTTCAGGCATCAGCAGTACATCGGGAAAGTGAAGCAAGCAGTGTTTCACACTCATAAAACTGGTCGAAAACGAGTCGTAGCATCCACCGAACAAAACATTATAGCTACACTCGATCTTCGCAGCGGCGAGATTTGTAAGTCTGATCTTATCGATCACAATTGAAGTTTAtcgtatttttatgtttatttatttatttattttcatcttcaatttttgtttcatttactCTGGTTggttgttttatttagtttggagACATGTGCTTGGACCTAATGATGTTGTCGATGGTATTGACATTGCTCTGGGAAAATGTAAGTATGCTCGTTATCCATTTCTACTTTGAAAGATATTTCTTATATGGCCTTAGTTTTCAATTCTTTGTTGTATTGTTTCGagtattcatttttttctcttgaaGTATTAATCTACGGAGACATGAAATCTtgaaaaaatctttaaaatctgAGTAACGTAGAGAGGTTACTTGCATTACTTGATTTAGTTTCCAACTTTTGTTTGTTCAATAGTTATTggatatattttgtttggttaaatgtCTGTTTCTTCTTCTGTTGTCAGTAAGGAAAGTTGTGAACTTCTTGCTTCTATTAACCGAttaagttttgaataaatttaattcttgcAGATGTCATTACCCTTTCATCAGGAGGAAGTATTTTAAGAGCATGGAATCTTCCTGATGGGCAGATGGTGTGGGAATCTTCACTTCATGGTCCAAAGCACTCAAAATCACTGTTGTTAACGGTTAGCattagaattttcattttccagAATCTTTCCAATTAACATTGTTTTTGCTTCTATCTTTTTGACACTGTCGATCTGTTTTCTGTAGATCATGGTTACTGAAATTTGGACCTTTCAATGCTATATTTGTTATTCTGTAGCACAATTATAATTGTTTCATTAGATTTTCGTTCTAAAAGATATATAGTTGTCTGGTAGCACGTACAAAAGAAATAGACTAGTTTATGTAAAGAAGTGTGCTTTGTTGAACATTAAGTATTGTTCTAACTTTTATCTTCTGGAAAACTTCAGATCCTGCCTTTTGACCAGcctatttgatttaatatatatcaaaattttgcagacaaatttgattattgaaaagGACAATTCACTCATCGTTTTCAGCAATGGTCGCCTTAATGCTGTTTCTTGCATCGATGGTGAGGTTCTTTGGAAGAAggattttgaagaagaaaggTTAGTCCAAATaagaagtttaaaatttcaacagCTTTCCTCCTCCACTCACTCCCCTTTGAAAATAACGCATCATTGATGTACTATATTGCCATGTTACTTGCAGCCTTGAGGTTCAGCAGGTAATTCAGCCTCCTGGCAGTGATTTCATATACGTTGTAGGATTTGCTGCATCATCCCAGTTTGAGACGTATAAAATCAATGCCAAGAATGGAGAGTTGCTGAAACATGAAAGCACAGCCTTCTCTGGCCGGTTTTCGGGAGAAGTTTCACTAGTTTCTAGTGAGACAGTTGCGGCTCTAGATTCCACAGGGTCAATTTTGCTAACAATAAGTTTTCACAATGGGAAAATTAGTTCTCAACAGACACCTGTTTCAAATCTTTTAGAGGATTCTCCGGGACTGGCAGTCATAATACATTCATCGGTCACAGGAATATTTGCAATTAAAACTGATGCAGCTACTATATTTATTAGAGTGATAGGTGAAGGCAAGTTAGAAGTGGTGGAAAAAACAAATCATGAAACAGTCGTTAGTGATGCTCTCTCAATCTCTGAGGGCCAACAAGCATTTGCATTGGTTCAACATGCAGGCAGCAATATTCATCTCACAGTCAAGC
The Gossypium raimondii isolate GPD5lz chromosome 8, ASM2569854v1, whole genome shotgun sequence DNA segment above includes these coding regions:
- the LOC105792989 gene encoding probable beta-1,4-xylosyltransferase IRX9H, with amino-acid sequence MASIRRTLSPVPRPGTPVTGEAERSVPSPLSKSTTPQTGGLLSSLIGLSDSQALVFGVFSPITTRPVDRPNPKHKGQVWRRALFHFFICFLLGFVIGLTSFVSVGFSYMNLISEQQAFAFEVEPTVASFHTHDGSERNVTSMADSTEVENNVTLNPYALVQRQGMIEGNLDNALTNQSLPRDINPGSRKLLIVITPTHARPHQAYYLNRLAYTLKLVQPPLLWIVVEMTSQSEETAGILRKSGIMYRHLVCKKNLTDIKDRNVHQRNVALSHIETHRLDGIVYFADEYNVYSIDLFEQMRHIRQFGTWTVAKQTQDNNRVTLEGPVCNGTKVIGWHLNELSKRYRRFHAEMPGFAFNSTILWDPRRWHRPTLEQIRQLETVKDGFQASSIIEQVVEDESQMEGLLQDCSRIMVWELNIESNSFYPQKWLMKNNLDVIAPLA